A genomic stretch from Erigeron canadensis isolate Cc75 chromosome 9, C_canadensis_v1, whole genome shotgun sequence includes:
- the LOC122581565 gene encoding vacuolar cation/proton exchanger 1-like has translation MYDLENNNDDIMKPIHHITEPESSSTTLFRIITNNFREVLFGTKLCVLLPLIPFAFVAKYFDFGSAWIFALSLAGLTPLAERVSFLTEQTAYFTGPTVGGLLNATCGNATELIIALFALRQRKIHVVKYSLLGSIISNLLLVLGSSLFCGGIANFDKEQKFNKKQVDANSLLLVLGLLCQILPLLFRYGGMKESVLASGSVVEMSRASSIVMLLAYGAYLFFQLKSHSQVFEIQEEEGRTEEVEQEKAVIGFCSAFVWLVAMTVIIAILSEYVVDTIQVTSDTWGISVSFISIILLPIVGNAAEHAGSIIFALKNKLDISLGVAIGSATQISTFLVPLCVIVAWIMGIPMSLDFGLLETGCLAFSILLTALTLQDGSSHYLKGLILGLAYVVIGACFFVQYAPSNQYSANDLDIQLSYEKLDISSA, from the exons ATGTACGATTTAGAAAACAATAATGATGACATTATGAAGCCCATACATCATATCACTGAACCCGAAAGCTCATCAACAACGTTGTTTCGGATTATAACAAATAATTTTCGCGAAGTTCTTTTCGGGACGAAACTTTGCGTTCTTTTACCATTGATTCCGTTTGCGTTTGTAGCCAAATATTTTGATTTCGGTAGT GCATGGATTTTTGCATTAAGTTTGGCAGGACTGACTCCCCTTGCGGAGCGTGTGAGCTTTCTCACCGA ACAAACTGCTTACTTCACCGGACCTACAG TGGGAGGTCTTCTGAATGCAACATGTGGAAATGCAACAGAGTTGATAATAGCATTATTTGCTCTGCGTCAAAGGAAAATTCATGTAGTTAAATACTCGCTTCTGGGTTCCATTATTTCGAACCTTCTTCTTGTTCTTGGCTCATCTCTCTTCTGTGGAGGCATCGCCAATTTTGATAAAGAACAAAAATTTAACAAA AAGCAGGTAGATGCCAACTCTTTGTTGTTAGTGTTGGGGTTGCTATGCCAGATTCTTCCATTGCTGTTTAGATATGGCGGCATGAAGGAGTCTGTTTTGGCTTCTGGTTCGGTTGTTGAAATGTCGAGGGCAAGCAGCATTGTGATGCTTCTTGCATATGGTGCATACCTTTTCTTTCAGTTGAAATCTCATAGCCAAGTTTTTGAAATACAAGAG GAGGAAGGCCGCACTGAGGAGGTTGAACAAGAAAAGGCAGTGATAGGATTTTGTAGTGCATTTGTATGGTTGGTCGCAATGACAGTGATCATAGCAATTTTGTCCGAGTATGTGGTGGACACCATACAG GTCACATCAGATACTTGGGGAATTTCTGTGAGCTTTATTAGCATAATCTTGCTGCCGATCGTGGGAAATGCAGCAGAACATGCTGGGTCCATCATATTTGCCTTAAAGAACAAATTG GACATATCTTTGGGTGTAGCAATTGGCTCTGCAACTCAAATATCGACATTTTTG GTTCCTCTGTGCGTTATCGTGGCTTGGATAATGGGAATCCCAATGAGTCTGGATTTTGGACTTCTTGAAACTGGTTGTCTTGCCTTTTCCATTCTCCTTACCGCCTTAACTTTACAG GATGGAAGTTCACATTACTTAAAAGGACTGATTCTAGGCCTTGCTTATGTAGTAATTGGAGCATGTTTCTTTGTTCAATATGCTCCCTCCA ACCAATACAGTGCCAATGACTTGGATATTCAACTGTCTTATGAGAAACTCGATATTTCATCCGCTTAA